In a genomic window of Staphylococcus taiwanensis:
- a CDS encoding phage tail family protein, which translates to MIAHDIEIIKDNKKYKVSNNTFTGSVLEVVSYDVKGSGYDREYSTVNGAQGRFFNSVYEEKKTVSLRLRYQVDKMAQVTHLKSNLQALLRGHYYLRELSTPDTSIKYEDIFNTKPQEFELDYVDGRQIFVGLVNAISIDTTQTAGEFELEFETIELPYFESIAYSTDLESESRSVEKWAVSDNLPFNVNDNKRNYTFHDTKICNVYYAGTVEINQINQDSTVEVTLAENVSKNDKNGTTFYMVESGDVINIKGLELKAGDTIKFDGIHTFRNGLNIDAYNVSRRNPTLIPGWNTFRSTKLMQKVVFKHKEYYM; encoded by the coding sequence TTGATTGCTCACGACATAGAAATAATTAAAGATAATAAAAAGTATAAAGTCAGTAATAACACTTTTACTGGCTCAGTTTTAGAAGTAGTATCCTATGACGTTAAAGGTTCAGGATATGATCGTGAATACAGTACAGTTAATGGCGCGCAAGGTAGATTTTTTAACTCTGTCTATGAAGAAAAGAAAACAGTTAGTCTCAGATTGCGATATCAAGTAGACAAAATGGCTCAAGTGACACATCTTAAGTCAAATTTACAAGCATTATTACGTGGTCATTATTATTTGCGTGAATTATCTACACCGGACACATCTATTAAATATGAAGATATATTCAACACGAAACCTCAAGAGTTTGAACTTGATTATGTAGACGGTAGACAAATTTTTGTTGGTCTAGTTAATGCGATTTCAATCGATACTACGCAAACGGCTGGTGAGTTTGAACTTGAATTTGAAACCATTGAGCTACCTTATTTTGAAAGCATCGCATATAGTACTGATTTAGAAAGTGAAAGTAGAAGTGTTGAAAAATGGGCGGTATCGGATAACTTACCGTTTAATGTAAATGATAATAAACGTAATTATACTTTCCACGATACAAAAATATGTAATGTTTATTATGCAGGTACGGTTGAAATCAATCAAATTAATCAAGATAGCACAGTTGAAGTGACTTTAGCGGAAAACGTATCTAAAAATGATAAAAACGGCACTACTTTTTATATGGTTGAAAGTGGTGATGTTATTAATATCAAAGGCTTAGAGTTGAAAGCGGGCGATACTATCAAATTTGACGGTATTCACACTTTTAGAAACGGTTTAAACATTGATGCCTATAATGTGAGCCGACGCAACCCTACTTTAATACCTGGTTGGAACACGTTTAGAAGTACCAAATTGATGCAAAAAGTCGTGTTCAAACACAAAGAATATTACATGTAG
- a CDS encoding phage tail protein → MAQKNYLAVVRPAKDKLDPTDALLLADLQEGGHTIENDLAEIIRGGKTDYGVNAVSEEFKLTIGNIPGDKGIEQVKKAIKNGEQLRVWLYERNKRDDGKYHGVFAYTVPESYEMSFDDEDNKIELTLKVKWNSAEGTEANLPPEWFEAAGAPTVEYESFAEKVGSFEDQSKAKTTSS, encoded by the coding sequence ATGGCTCAAAAGAATTACTTAGCAGTAGTTAGACCAGCTAAAGATAAATTAGATCCAACTGATGCTTTGCTATTAGCTGACTTACAAGAAGGTGGCCACACAATTGAGAATGACTTGGCTGAAATCATTCGTGGCGGTAAAACAGATTATGGTGTAAATGCCGTTTCTGAAGAGTTTAAACTCACTATCGGTAATATTCCTGGTGACAAAGGAATTGAACAAGTTAAAAAAGCAATTAAAAATGGCGAACAACTGCGTGTATGGTTGTATGAACGTAACAAACGTGATGACGGTAAATATCATGGTGTATTTGCCTACACAGTGCCGGAAAGTTACGAAATGTCGTTCGATGATGAAGATAACAAAATTGAATTAACGTTAAAAGTTAAATGGAACTCAGCAGAAGGAACTGAAGCTAATCTACCACCAGAATGGTTTGAAGCAGCAGGCGCACCTACTGTTGAATACGAAAGTTTTGCAGAAAAAGTTGGTAGCTTTGAGGACCAATCTAAAGCTAAAACAACGAGTTCTTAA
- a CDS encoding terminase — MDKNFMVRIMANIRDFQNNVRKAQTLAKTSIPDEIETDVKANISKFQRNLQRAKAMAQRWREHKVEIDGDTNPIKRAISFAKAELQRLRDKQVDIKGDNDNLKRAVISAKVMLASLHDKTVHVNFDTRGMTRAQVLTKALGKSLDEYGNKMDALATKIRTFGTVFSQQVRGLMIASIQGLIPVIAGLVPALMAVLNAVGVLAGGILGLAGAFSIAGAGAFAFGGMAISALKMLKDGTLQATAETRRYQASLDQVKSTWESIIKQNQAQIFNTLANGLNTVNVALSRMKPFLAGVSKGMEQASQSVLKWAENSQTASKFFNMMNTTGVKTFNTLLSAAGRFGDGLINVFTQLGPLFLWTAKGLDNLGKKFQNWANSVEGQNAIKSFIEYTKENLPKIGQIFGNVFAGIGNLMKAFAQNSSNIFDWLVKMTSKFREWSEQVGKSEGFKKFVQYVQQNGPVIMQLIGNIVRALVAFGTAMAPIASVILRVVTAFTGFIAKLFETHPAVAKMVGIGMILAGIMWALLAPIIAVSTFISSGFVAALIQAVGHIGRFLGAGRILQGILNILRGAFSLLVSPIANIGRLLPLLGTAFSALTGPVGIVIGVILALVGVIVYLWKTNEGFRNMIINAWNGIVSAISGAVNSIINWFTQLWASIQQTLQPIMPLLQQLGQLFMEVLGGLVMGAIQLVIGAFQSLWLAVSVIFTAIGAIVSSVVQLLVGLFTAFIQLLTGDFSGAWLTLQTTIQNVMMTIWNAIVSIFTQISEFIFNTLNSILGTNITSWSQIWSAIVQYVTQIWNSVTQWFGQMAQSVWNKMVQAYNYVVSTGAQWVSSIISTLARFVSSVISGFIRVVSAVASYMAQALSRVISGGAQWVSSIINAMARFVQSVISGFINVVSQVQAGMSRAVNAIRNFFSQFSEVGQYLMQGLANGIRAGIDWVVDAAKGVAERAVNAAKSALGIASPSKVFRGIGEYVSQGLGMGILADQHKAVNAVRSVASNLTEAFAPELSTDLTDSLGGSLNGSVDAHMTKDVQHSMQENNRPIVNITVRNEGDVDYIKSYIEEQNGKNNSMGL; from the coding sequence GTGGATAAAAATTTTATGGTTCGTATCATGGCTAATATACGTGATTTTCAGAACAACGTTAGAAAAGCGCAGACTTTAGCTAAAACATCTATTCCAGATGAGATTGAAACTGATGTGAAAGCCAATATCAGTAAATTTCAGCGTAACCTTCAAAGAGCCAAAGCAATGGCGCAACGTTGGCGAGAGCATAAGGTGGAAATCGATGGAGACACCAACCCTATTAAGCGCGCAATATCTTTTGCCAAAGCAGAATTGCAAAGATTACGCGATAAACAAGTCGATATCAAAGGTGATAATGACAATTTAAAGCGTGCAGTAATAAGCGCTAAAGTAATGTTGGCATCATTACATGATAAAACGGTACACGTTAACTTTGATACACGGGGCATGACAAGAGCGCAAGTATTAACTAAAGCGTTAGGTAAGTCTTTAGATGAATATGGCAATAAAATGGACGCTTTAGCTACCAAAATAAGAACGTTTGGCACTGTCTTTAGTCAACAAGTCAGAGGGCTAATGATAGCTAGTATTCAAGGCTTAATACCTGTTATTGCTGGTTTAGTACCAGCGTTAATGGCTGTATTAAATGCAGTTGGCGTGTTAGCAGGCGGTATATTAGGTTTGGCAGGTGCATTTAGTATCGCTGGTGCAGGTGCTTTTGCGTTTGGTGGTATGGCAATTAGTGCTTTGAAAATGCTTAAAGACGGCACACTGCAAGCTACCGCAGAAACTAGACGATATCAAGCGTCTTTAGATCAAGTTAAATCTACTTGGGAAAGTATCATTAAACAAAATCAAGCGCAGATATTTAATACTTTAGCTAACGGTTTGAACACAGTTAACGTTGCTTTAAGCCGTATGAAGCCATTCCTTGCAGGCGTTTCTAAAGGTATGGAACAAGCGTCACAGAGCGTCTTAAAATGGGCTGAGAACAGTCAAACAGCTAGCAAGTTCTTCAACATGATGAACACTACTGGCGTTAAGACGTTTAACACATTATTAAGTGCAGCAGGACGATTTGGCGATGGTTTAATCAATGTATTCACTCAACTGGGTCCATTATTCTTATGGACTGCTAAAGGTTTAGATAACTTAGGTAAGAAGTTTCAAAACTGGGCTAATAGTGTTGAAGGACAAAACGCTATTAAGTCATTTATTGAATACACAAAAGAGAACTTACCTAAAATAGGTCAGATATTCGGTAATGTATTTGCTGGTATCGGCAACTTAATGAAAGCATTCGCTCAAAACAGTTCTAACATTTTTGATTGGTTAGTCAAAATGACTAGCAAATTCAGAGAATGGTCTGAGCAAGTTGGTAAATCAGAAGGCTTTAAAAAGTTTGTGCAATACGTACAACAAAACGGACCGGTGATTATGCAATTAATTGGCAACATTGTACGTGCATTAGTTGCATTTGGCACTGCTATGGCACCTATTGCAAGTGTGATTTTACGTGTGGTAACTGCGTTTACTGGCTTTATCGCAAAATTATTCGAAACACATCCGGCTGTTGCTAAGATGGTTGGTATTGGTATGATACTAGCCGGCATTATGTGGGCATTACTAGCACCAATTATTGCGGTTAGTACGTTTATAAGCAGTGGTTTCGTTGCTGCGTTGATACAAGCGGTTGGACACATAGGAAGATTTCTAGGTGCTGGAAGAATACTTCAAGGTATTTTAAACATCTTACGTGGTGCATTTAGCTTATTAGTTAGTCCAATAGCTAATATAGGCAGATTATTACCATTATTAGGCACTGCATTTAGTGCTTTAACTGGACCAGTTGGCATAGTCATTGGCGTTATATTAGCTTTAGTCGGTGTTATCGTATACTTGTGGAAAACGAATGAAGGCTTTAGAAATATGATTATCAACGCTTGGAACGGTATTGTTTCTGCAATTAGTGGCGCAGTAAATTCTATCATTAACTGGTTTACTCAATTGTGGGCATCTATCCAACAAACATTACAACCTATCATGCCATTACTACAACAACTAGGACAACTGTTCATGGAAGTTCTAGGTGGTTTGGTTATGGGTGCCATTCAATTAGTGATAGGTGCGTTCCAGTCTTTATGGCTTGCCGTATCAGTGATATTTACTGCGATAGGTGCAATTGTTTCTTCAGTAGTTCAATTGCTCGTCGGCTTGTTTACTGCGTTTATTCAATTGTTAACTGGCGACTTTAGTGGCGCGTGGTTAACTTTACAAACTACAATACAAAACGTAATGATGACCATTTGGAATGCGATTGTTTCAATTTTCACTCAGATTTCCGAATTTATATTCAACACGCTAAATTCTATACTCGGTACGAATATCACAAGTTGGTCTCAAATTTGGTCGGCAATCGTTCAATATGTCACTCAAATTTGGAATAGTGTAACGCAATGGTTTGGACAAATGGCACAGTCCGTTTGGAACAAAATGGTACAAGCCTATAACTATGTTGTATCAACTGGTGCGCAATGGGTAAGTTCTATCATAAGCACTTTAGCCAGATTTGTATCATCTGTGATTAGTGGTTTTATCAGAGTGGTATCAGCTGTTGCATCATATATGGCTCAAGCGTTATCAAGAGTGATATCTGGAGGCGCACAATGGGTATCTTCAATTATTAATGCAATGGCTAGATTTGTACAAAGTGTAATAAGTGGCTTTATCAATGTGGTTAGTCAAGTACAGGCAGGAATGTCACGGGCAGTTAACGCAATACGCAACTTCTTCAGTCAATTTTCAGAAGTTGGACAGTATCTAATGCAAGGTTTAGCAAACGGTATCAGAGCCGGTATTGATTGGGTAGTAGACGCAGCTAAAGGTGTAGCAGAACGTGCAGTAAATGCAGCTAAAAGTGCATTAGGTATTGCGTCCCCTTCTAAAGTGTTTAGAGGCATTGGGGAGTATGTATCTCAAGGATTAGGAATGGGTATCTTAGCTGACCAACACAAAGCAGTGAATGCAGTCCGTAGTGTAGCTAGTAATTTAACTGAGGCATTTGCCCCAGAATTATCAACAGACCTAACAGACAGTTTAGGCGGTTCGTTAAATGGTAGTGTGGACGCTCACATGACTAAAGATGTACAACACAGCATGCAAGAAAATAATCGACCTATCGTTAATATAACTGTGCGTAACGAGGGTGATGTTGATTATATTAAATCTTACATTGAAGAACAAAACGGTAAAAACAATAGTATGGGCTTGTAA
- a CDS encoding phage tail protein translates to MTVLLKTLQGYGQNLPVETELNIKLSDTDSTLTIVIDENKGTFDAIGAITKMWTITGVAGPEDENEYRIVMLDKETRGQKSRLTIKARPVEIDDLNNNRIYEIYNGSFTGKAYFDLVFKGTGYKYNLHAKVSSSKFENLGNCDTNLDLFKKGLERYSLEYEYDAKTKTFHLYDYIEYKPEYWIKAGVNANNIKIQEDATKCFTFIKGFGGYTDQQTYNEASLQFEYTSPLADVIGKRHAPPVQDGRITKEDTLKKSMEKVINDSIKTSVTLDFVLLKKYFKNAIPRVGDVVKVIDDLMGLNVDLRIIEITTKRDINGNIIKMDLVLGEFRLQDRYVKAVGKAAKYVTNLKTNNPAKTQQEMQSQTNANTKTTQDLLGKTDDLQAKLDKANAKSVTTSNGTIVHDFSSKSSIKKVKTIGTIGDSIAKGSLAKNNFTQQLAKKIKAKYTNLAESGATMSDIYQQATKIKGDLIIIQGTDDDWVKNIDIGTDKTDTKTFYGAFYSAVEIIKKNNPKAKLLVMTSARQCYMEGSKVKRKDTDKNDKGKTLIDYVNVQVDICNDLNIPVFDAYRYEGFKPYSPAFRKSSMPDGLHFNDKGHEVIMYELIKDYYQFYDE, encoded by the coding sequence ATGACGGTATTACTAAAAACATTACAAGGTTACGGTCAAAATCTACCAGTCGAAACCGAACTGAACATTAAATTATCGGACACAGATAGTACGTTAACAATTGTAATTGACGAAAATAAGGGTACGTTTGATGCTATTGGTGCGATTACAAAAATGTGGACGATAACAGGCGTTGCTGGTCCTGAAGATGAAAACGAGTATCGCATTGTAATGCTAGATAAAGAAACTCGAGGTCAAAAAAGCAGATTAACGATAAAAGCTAGACCAGTAGAAATTGACGACCTAAACAATAATCGTATTTACGAAATTTATAACGGTAGTTTTACTGGCAAAGCATATTTCGATTTAGTTTTTAAAGGTACAGGATACAAATATAACTTACATGCTAAAGTATCATCTTCGAAATTTGAAAATCTTGGTAATTGCGATACAAATCTTGATTTATTTAAAAAAGGTTTGGAACGATATTCACTAGAATATGAATATGACGCAAAAACTAAAACCTTCCATTTATACGATTACATCGAATACAAACCAGAGTATTGGATAAAAGCAGGTGTAAACGCTAATAATATCAAAATACAAGAAGATGCTACTAAATGTTTTACGTTTATAAAAGGTTTTGGTGGTTATACAGATCAACAAACTTACAATGAGGCGAGTTTGCAATTTGAATATACATCACCGTTAGCTGATGTTATCGGCAAAAGACATGCGCCACCTGTTCAAGATGGAAGAATTACAAAAGAAGATACTTTAAAAAAGAGTATGGAAAAGGTTATTAATGATAGTATCAAAACATCTGTAACACTCGATTTCGTTTTATTAAAAAAGTATTTTAAAAATGCTATACCTAGGGTTGGCGATGTTGTTAAAGTGATTGATGATTTAATGGGCTTAAATGTCGATTTAAGAATTATCGAAATCACAACCAAACGTGACATAAATGGAAATATCATAAAAATGGACTTGGTACTAGGTGAATTTAGATTGCAAGATAGATATGTAAAAGCGGTTGGTAAAGCTGCTAAATATGTTACTAACCTAAAAACAAATAACCCTGCTAAAACACAACAAGAAATGCAATCTCAGACAAACGCCAATACAAAAACTACACAAGATTTATTGGGTAAAACAGATGATTTACAAGCGAAACTCGATAAAGCAAATGCCAAAAGCGTAACTACTTCAAACGGAACAATTGTACATGATTTCTCAAGCAAATCTAGTATCAAGAAGGTTAAAACCATAGGTACAATTGGCGATAGTATTGCTAAAGGGTCATTAGCAAAAAACAACTTTACTCAACAATTAGCTAAAAAGATTAAAGCAAAATATACTAATCTTGCTGAAAGTGGCGCTACCATGAGTGATATTTACCAACAAGCTACTAAAATCAAAGGCGATTTAATTATCATACAAGGTACTGATGATGATTGGGTCAAAAACATAGATATAGGCACTGATAAAACGGATACTAAAACGTTTTACGGTGCCTTTTATAGTGCAGTAGAAATTATCAAAAAGAATAACCCTAAAGCGAAATTATTGGTAATGACATCTGCAAGACAGTGTTATATGGAAGGTTCTAAAGTTAAACGTAAAGATACTGATAAGAATGATAAAGGTAAAACTTTGATTGATTACGTTAACGTACAAGTAGATATTTGTAACGACTTAAATATACCTGTATTCGACGCTTACCGATATGAAGGTTTTAAACCATACAGTCCAGCTTTTAGAAAATCTAGCATGCCTGACGGCCTTCATTTTAATGATAAAGGGCATGAAGTGATTATGTACGAATTAATTAAAGATTACTATCAATTTTATGATGAATAA